The nucleotide window TTGCGTGCGTCCATACCCGGAATTGTCGTCACTGCCGGAAAGGGTGTAAAGGCCGGTTGGCGGTGGCCGTTCGAGCGCGGGCGAAGCGAGCCACGCCGGGTTCCTTCAACTCAGTGAGTTGGGGGTAACCCGGCGTGGCTCGCTTCACATTAACCGCGGGTGGCTCACCAGAACTTCACGCGCCAGTAGTCGTGCGGAGCGGACTTGCGACCGAGGTACCAGTGCCCGTCGTCCCATTCGAGGGTCACTTTGCGCCAGCCGAGCGGCACCTTCGGGAACGGGTAGTACGGCCCGATGAACGGGAACGCGTTGTACGGGTAGGATTCCGGGTAAGCGACGCGGCTGAGGTTGTTGTAGGGGGCGTAGGTCGGCCACGCGTACGGCGGCAGGTTCGGGGCCTGCATGTCCGGGGCGGCCTGACCCGGAACGCCCAGCGGGGCGGGTTCCACGATCGGGTTGAACCCGACGGGGCCGGGGGCCGGGGCCAGCGGTGCGCCGGTGAGGCCGAGCGGGGTCGGCGCGACCGGGGCGAGCCCGATCGGCGGGTCCTGCACCTGCACCACGCCGGTCGCGATCGACCGCATGTTGTCACGGACCACAACGACACCGGTGACCGACTTGGCGTCCGCCACGAGCTTCGCCTTCTGGGCGGCATCTTTGGCGAGACCGCTAAGGGTCACGATGCCGTCTTGTGCCACGATGGCCACATCGGCGCCCGTGGCGTTGCCGCCCGAGCGGATGCGGGTGGCGACATCGTCGGCGAGGGTTTGATTCGGGTTGACGGCTGCCACGGCAGGCAGAGCGGCCGGGGGAGTCGCGAGCGTCTGACCGGCGAAGCCGGCCGCGACGGCGAGAGAGAACAGGGCACGCACCTTCACGGGGAACCTCCTTGTTCGGATGCAGACCTAGCGGTATTCATCCTGAGCAAAGTTATCATTGCCCCGGGTCCGGGGTCGGTCAAATTCGTGGGCCGGCGGTTTCGTCTCTTCGTGCGGCACGGGGGCGGCGCGTTTGGCAGAATTGCGGGAACAATGCGAACCGGCACAACCTTCAAACTCGGGCAGCCCGCGTTGCGGTCGCGGATCGAAATTGTTCAAGGCGGGAAACGTTGACGCTGGGCGGGACGGGCCATATGATTTGCTTCGGCGAGCACCCATAGCTCAACTGGATAGAGCATCGGTCTACGGAACCGAAGGTTAGAGGTTCG belongs to Gemmata obscuriglobus and includes:
- a CDS encoding BON domain-containing protein yields the protein MKVRALFSLAVAAGFAGQTLATPPAALPAVAAVNPNQTLADDVATRIRSGGNATGADVAIVAQDGIVTLSGLAKDAAQKAKLVADAKSVTGVVVVRDNMRSIATGVVQVQDPPIGLAPVAPTPLGLTGAPLAPAPGPVGFNPIVEPAPLGVPGQAAPDMQAPNLPPYAWPTYAPYNNLSRVAYPESYPYNAFPFIGPYYPFPKVPLGWRKVTLEWDDGHWYLGRKSAPHDYWRVKFW